A genome region from Acidobacteriota bacterium includes the following:
- a CDS encoding BamA/TamA family outer membrane protein gives MNIKTIVTAMALIATTAAPGMAQRTGASPLAPPAISSAPATASQAKQFRLGKLRITGNTHTKLFVILRMIPLSEGDIFNQSLWEFGLVQINRSGLFEPLEQNDIVMAPDGATGLVDVELHLKERDRQRFDMSGGGGTTGGALISLDYANTNLTGRGDRLIGRARLGTRERGGGASYSAMLYGNLPLSFDLSGFFERLEFVNASTREQGREPLFVQRTAGGSIGAFLPLNRSRYTIAATTRAGLVYSFTSTNLADALLFSTTTPRSLEQGGLRVATLTPLLLHDTLDRELDPQGGERLALGAELGARALGGSLNTWKAYFDYRRFWALGNQNSEREPTAIGLRIRASHIRAFGEPFHQQALSTVRGVPVFRRVFLGGETEVRGFDVNSIAPLARVERFVVSEGNAPVFLSSEVRPIGGDTQVVFNAEYRVPIIWRLSSAAFFDIGTSFNSRALIKESFETMTEIQSTGAPVTVLTVMKPLKPGQDFLPRYRASLGGELRLPIPVLNIPLRLIFAWNPNAQKMVPDGALLAPEKRFAFRVGFSRTL, from the coding sequence ATGAACATCAAAACAATCGTCACAGCAATGGCGCTGATCGCGACGACCGCGGCGCCGGGCATGGCTCAGAGGACCGGAGCTTCGCCGCTTGCTCCTCCGGCAATCTCTTCCGCGCCCGCTACTGCATCCCAGGCCAAACAGTTCAGACTCGGGAAACTGAGAATCACCGGCAACACTCACACAAAACTCTTTGTAATCCTGAGAATGATCCCGCTCTCGGAAGGTGACATCTTCAATCAGTCGCTCTGGGAATTTGGGCTTGTACAGATCAACCGCTCCGGATTGTTCGAACCCCTCGAGCAAAACGATATCGTGATGGCACCCGATGGTGCGACTGGCCTGGTAGACGTCGAGCTGCACCTGAAGGAACGCGATCGTCAGCGCTTCGATATGAGCGGAGGCGGCGGCACTACGGGCGGAGCTTTGATCTCGCTTGATTACGCAAACACTAACCTGACCGGCAGAGGCGACAGGCTGATCGGGCGAGCGAGGTTGGGCACTCGCGAGCGAGGCGGAGGGGCCAGCTACTCGGCCATGCTTTACGGAAATCTGCCGCTAAGCTTCGACCTGTCAGGTTTCTTCGAGCGGTTAGAGTTCGTCAACGCAAGCACGCGGGAGCAAGGCCGGGAGCCGCTTTTTGTCCAACGAACAGCGGGCGGCAGCATCGGCGCTTTTCTTCCGCTCAACAGATCGCGCTACACGATCGCGGCGACGACGCGAGCAGGACTGGTCTACTCATTCACCTCGACCAATCTCGCGGACGCGCTGCTGTTTAGTACCACGACTCCGCGCTCGCTCGAGCAAGGCGGCTTGCGGGTAGCAACGCTGACACCGCTGCTGTTGCATGACACTCTCGATCGTGAGCTTGATCCACAGGGTGGCGAGCGGCTCGCACTCGGCGCGGAACTTGGCGCGCGCGCACTTGGAGGGAGCCTCAACACGTGGAAAGCGTACTTCGACTATCGCCGCTTCTGGGCCCTGGGAAACCAGAACAGCGAGCGTGAGCCAACGGCTATCGGCCTTCGCATACGTGCCTCGCACATCCGCGCGTTCGGCGAGCCGTTTCATCAGCAAGCGTTGTCGACGGTGAGAGGTGTGCCTGTGTTCAGGAGGGTCTTTCTTGGCGGAGAAACCGAAGTGCGCGGGTTCGATGTGAACTCGATCGCGCCGCTGGCTCGCGTGGAACGTTTCGTCGTCAGCGAAGGCAACGCCCCAGTCTTTCTCTCGAGCGAAGTGCGTCCCATCGGCGGAGACACGCAGGTAGTATTCAACGCAGAGTATCGAGTGCCGATAATCTGGCGGCTTTCAAGCGCAGCGTTCTTCGACATCGGGACTTCTTTCAACTCGAGGGCCCTGATCAAAGAAAGCTTCGAAACGATGACTGAGATTCAATCTACAGGCGCGCCGGTTACGGTGTTGACTGTGATGAAGCCGCTAAAACCCGGGCAGGATTTCCTTCCACGTTATCGTGCGTCGCTTGGCGGAGAGCTGCGCCTTCCGATTCCGGTGTTGAACATTCCTCTGAGGCTGATCTTCGCTTGGAACCCGAACGCGCAGAAGATGGTTCCCGACGGCGCGCTGCTCGCGCCTGAAAAACGATTCGCGTTCAGAGTAGGCTTTTCGCGGACGCTTTAA
- a CDS encoding glucose 1-dehydrogenase, translating into MERGELPPLPTRALSMPPADRVNSLDESELDMTENIIDCKVIITGASSGIGRATAVRFLGEGASVALVGRRETALEDIASASANGGKPFIITADLSDEKESERSIAHAIERLGGLDVLVNAAGILKAGRIEDTTLELWDEMMNINLRSVFHLMKLAVPQLERSHGNIVNVSSVTGPRSFPGVLAYCVSKAAVDQLTRCAALELAAKGIRVNAVNPGVVVTELHRSGGMNEDAYAAFLEHSKTTHPLGRVGRPSEVADLIYFLASNRASWITGATVSIDGGRALTCAR; encoded by the coding sequence ATGGAACGCGGCGAGTTGCCGCCCTTGCCGACTCGTGCGCTTTCAATGCCTCCCGCGGATCGGGTAAACTCGCTCGACGAAAGCGAGCTTGATATGACTGAGAACATCATAGACTGCAAGGTCATCATCACCGGCGCGTCGAGCGGGATCGGGCGCGCGACTGCCGTGCGCTTCCTCGGCGAAGGCGCCAGCGTCGCGCTGGTTGGCCGGCGCGAGACCGCGCTTGAAGACATTGCCTCGGCTTCGGCTAATGGCGGGAAACCCTTCATCATCACGGCCGACCTTTCGGATGAAAAGGAGAGCGAGAGATCCATCGCTCATGCAATCGAGCGGTTGGGCGGGCTCGACGTGCTGGTAAACGCCGCTGGAATCCTCAAAGCCGGGCGCATCGAGGACACGACTCTCGAGCTTTGGGACGAGATGATGAACATCAATCTGCGATCGGTGTTTCACCTGATGAAGCTCGCAGTGCCGCAGCTCGAGCGCTCGCATGGCAACATCGTTAATGTTTCGAGCGTCACCGGGCCGCGCTCGTTTCCAGGAGTGCTGGCTTATTGCGTGAGCAAGGCCGCGGTCGATCAGTTGACTCGCTGCGCCGCGCTCGAGCTTGCGGCGAAAGGTATACGGGTCAACGCGGTCAACCCCGGAGTCGTAGTGACGGAACTTCATCGATCGGGTGGAATGAACGAAGACGCTTATGCTGCGTTTCTTGAACACAGCAAGACTACTCATCCGCTCGGGCGCGTGGGTCGCCCTTCAGAGGTAGCCGATCTCATATACTTCCTGGCGTCGAATCGCGCGAGTTGGATCACGGGAGCTACGGTGAGCATCGACGGCGGCCGGGCCCTCACGTGTGCAAGGTGA
- a CDS encoding DUF3471 domain-containing protein — protein MRSIKIAISLIFITGIVATLAAETFGYPPLLVKAKKFGAKDCTFCHVDPDGGPPWNERGQWMIKEKERRGAETVDVEWLADYKPGVETQKPADAAKPPDAAKAPDAAKAPDAAKADDKKPSTPAAKAGKADPKTFDDFVGEYEAPIGILVITHEGDKLFGQPEGDTKQELQPQDDGSFLVTNVNAKVKFTRDEKGKVIEIVINLNDQEMKGKKIK, from the coding sequence TTGAGGAGCATCAAGATCGCAATCTCGCTGATTTTTATCACGGGGATCGTCGCCACTCTAGCCGCGGAAACGTTCGGTTATCCACCGCTGCTGGTTAAGGCGAAGAAGTTCGGCGCCAAGGACTGCACCTTCTGTCACGTTGATCCCGATGGCGGGCCGCCGTGGAACGAGCGCGGACAATGGATGATCAAGGAAAAAGAGCGGCGAGGCGCGGAAACGGTCGATGTCGAATGGCTGGCCGACTACAAGCCGGGGGTCGAAACTCAGAAACCCGCCGACGCTGCGAAGCCCCCCGATGCGGCGAAGGCCCCCGATGCGGCGAAGGCCCCCGATGCGGCGAAAGCCGATGATAAGAAACCATCGACGCCTGCCGCTAAAGCGGGAAAGGCTGATCCGAAGACATTCGACGACTTCGTTGGCGAGTACGAAGCCCCGATAGGCATCCTTGTCATAACTCACGAGGGTGACAAGCTGTTTGGGCAGCCAGAGGGTGACACTAAGCAAGAGTTGCAGCCGCAAGATGACGGCAGTTTTCTGGTCACCAACGTGAACGCAAAAGTAAAGTTTACGCGCGATGAGAAGGGCAAGGTCATCGAAATCGTGATCAACTTGAACGATCAGGAGATGAAGGGCAAGAAGATCAAGTGA
- a CDS encoding DinB family protein yields MDEKALFMKFWEREAPATRKVISRIPQDKSDYRPEPKSRTAREIAWVIVMEEKVLAEGLEKGTIEWQEFPAPATVEEILATYDRNHEDLTKRLYGLDSAVWENEFRFVYGDYEISRGTGYHFGWEFLFDAVHHRGQLSTYLRPMGSTVPSIYGPSADEQS; encoded by the coding sequence GTGGATGAGAAAGCATTGTTCATGAAGTTCTGGGAGCGCGAAGCGCCGGCGACTAGAAAAGTCATCTCGCGCATTCCGCAAGACAAGTCTGACTACAGGCCTGAACCAAAATCACGAACGGCGCGCGAGATCGCCTGGGTGATCGTGATGGAGGAGAAGGTGCTGGCCGAAGGGTTGGAAAAGGGGACGATCGAATGGCAGGAGTTCCCTGCCCCGGCGACGGTCGAGGAGATTCTCGCGACTTACGATCGCAATCACGAGGATCTTACCAAGCGGCTTTATGGGCTTGATAGCGCGGTGTGGGAGAACGAGTTCAGATTCGTCTACGGCGATTATGAAATCTCACGCGGTACAGGCTACCACTTTGGCTGGGAGTTTTTGTTCGATGCAGTACATCACCGGGGGCAGCTTTCGACTTACTTAAGACCGATGGGTTCGACGGTGCCTTCGATTTATGGTCCGAGCGCGGATGAGCAGTCTTGA
- a CDS encoding PQQ-binding-like beta-propeller repeat protein yields MRIKTCLITCVLVLCTIAASFAAGQSSASRGSRSNATKIVSGNGAGSSDWPMYGRDLAGSHYNANEKQLTPATVGRLKPKWVFETGGDVSAQPTVVGGVVYFGSWDGKEYAVDAKTGNKIWDYDCGSPSRSGAAYGDGTLFFGDLAGQLHALDAKTGALKWKVKIDAHKDTVATGSPIYHNGRIYIGVASHEEGAILKYGPKYECCTFRGGVAAFDAKTGSQVWRWYTIPEAPTDQGKDKKGVTILGPAGGAVWSTVTIHPGANRLYVTTGNQYTPPASKFPNAIVAVELSTGKLVWSYQATPGDIWTFGCANLVECSDLDVDFGSTPMVFKGPGGKPAIGAGQKSGWFFAVDPKDGKLLWKTEVGQGGKLGGIEFGDATDGERVYAAVSAFPNRTSPGSVAALDGATGKILWQTKAPDGGANFGPITVTGTGDNRLVFAGTNRNFIRAYDAKDGKVLWEFDTGGAVGGGPTVVDGVVYVGSGYQFLRVGKPNKKLYAFSIDGK; encoded by the coding sequence ATGCGCATTAAGACTTGCCTGATAACTTGCGTGCTTGTGTTGTGTACGATCGCGGCGTCATTTGCCGCGGGCCAATCTTCAGCTTCGCGCGGGTCTCGTTCCAACGCCACCAAGATCGTCAGCGGCAATGGAGCTGGATCTTCCGATTGGCCAATGTACGGGCGCGACCTCGCAGGCTCGCACTACAACGCGAACGAAAAGCAGCTTACTCCTGCAACGGTTGGCCGCCTCAAGCCAAAGTGGGTATTTGAAACCGGCGGCGACGTTTCGGCGCAGCCTACCGTAGTCGGTGGCGTCGTCTACTTCGGATCGTGGGACGGCAAGGAGTACGCAGTCGACGCGAAGACCGGCAACAAAATATGGGACTACGACTGCGGCAGCCCTTCGCGCAGCGGTGCGGCTTACGGCGACGGGACTCTCTTCTTCGGCGACCTCGCGGGTCAGCTCCACGCCCTGGACGCAAAGACGGGCGCGCTCAAATGGAAAGTCAAAATCGATGCTCACAAAGACACGGTTGCGACCGGATCGCCCATCTATCATAACGGGCGCATCTACATCGGAGTCGCGTCCCACGAAGAAGGCGCTATCTTGAAGTACGGCCCAAAGTACGAGTGCTGCACCTTTCGAGGCGGAGTCGCCGCGTTCGACGCCAAGACCGGCAGTCAGGTTTGGCGATGGTACACGATACCCGAAGCGCCCACAGACCAGGGCAAAGACAAAAAGGGCGTGACGATCCTGGGCCCGGCCGGAGGCGCGGTATGGTCGACGGTGACCATTCATCCTGGTGCGAACCGGCTATACGTCACCACAGGCAATCAATACACACCGCCTGCTTCCAAGTTTCCAAACGCCATCGTCGCGGTCGAGCTTTCGACGGGCAAGCTCGTATGGTCTTATCAGGCGACCCCGGGTGACATCTGGACGTTTGGCTGCGCCAATCTCGTCGAATGCAGCGACCTCGACGTCGACTTCGGATCGACTCCGATGGTGTTCAAAGGCCCGGGCGGAAAGCCCGCCATCGGAGCGGGACAGAAGAGCGGCTGGTTTTTCGCCGTCGATCCAAAAGACGGCAAGCTCTTGTGGAAGACCGAAGTGGGTCAAGGCGGCAAACTCGGCGGCATCGAGTTCGGCGATGCGACCGACGGCGAGCGCGTGTATGCCGCGGTTTCCGCCTTCCCAAACAGAACGAGTCCGGGATCGGTTGCAGCGTTGGACGGCGCGACGGGCAAGATCCTTTGGCAGACCAAGGCGCCTGACGGAGGCGCGAATTTCGGGCCGATTACAGTGACTGGTACGGGTGATAATCGCCTGGTGTTCGCCGGGACCAACCGAAATTTCATACGCGCTTACGATGCGAAGGATGGCAAGGTGCTATGGGAGTTTGACACGGGCGGGGCGGTTGGCGGCGGGCCTACGGTGGTGGACGGCGTGGTCTACGTCGGCTCGGGTTATCAGTTCCTTCGCGTCGGCAAGCCGAACAAAAAGCTCTACGCGTTTTCGATTGATGGTAAGTAG
- a CDS encoding molybdopterin-binding protein, with product MRQKTAAIVVIGNEILTGKSEDQNASFLIGEMYSLGVALRRIVTIPDDIDVIAAAVRECAEQFDYVFTSGGVGPTHDDVTIEGVARAFGRPVVRHPELEAMLRGYFGDGIDAARLRMADTPDGAELIRQVDMRWPVLAMKNVYMLPGVPELFRKKFEAMRERFRAEPFHSHTLYTREDEFDIAPRLDEVAATHPDVDIGSYPTFTRDDYRVKITIESKDQAAVERARDQLLTLLDPASLARIE from the coding sequence ATGCGACAGAAGACCGCGGCCATCGTCGTCATCGGCAACGAGATTCTGACGGGCAAATCCGAAGACCAGAACGCCAGCTTCCTTATCGGGGAGATGTACAGCCTTGGAGTGGCGCTCCGCCGAATCGTCACCATTCCCGACGACATCGACGTGATCGCGGCTGCGGTTCGCGAATGCGCCGAACAATTCGATTACGTGTTCACCTCAGGCGGAGTCGGGCCGACTCACGACGACGTGACTATCGAAGGCGTAGCTCGCGCGTTCGGCAGACCGGTCGTAAGGCATCCGGAGCTGGAGGCAATGCTGCGCGGCTACTTCGGCGACGGCATTGACGCCGCCCGATTGCGGATGGCCGATACGCCAGATGGCGCCGAGCTGATCCGGCAGGTCGATATGCGGTGGCCGGTGCTTGCGATGAAGAACGTCTATATGCTCCCGGGCGTACCCGAGTTGTTTCGCAAGAAGTTCGAGGCAATGCGCGAGCGCTTCCGTGCGGAGCCGTTTCACAGTCATACCCTCTACACTCGCGAAGACGAATTCGATATAGCACCTCGTCTTGACGAGGTTGCCGCCACTCACCCTGATGTAGACATCGGTTCGTACCCGACTTTTACTCGCGACGACTATCGGGTGAAGATCACCATCGAGTCAAAAGATCAGGCTGCGGTCGAACGCGCCCGCGATCAGTTGCTCACGCTGCTGGACCCCGCATCTCTCGCGCGGATCGAGTGA
- a CDS encoding alpha/beta hydrolase-fold protein — protein sequence MKKSMTAAGIVLALIAFCTPPQSARTAALRFEVTIAPGLIPSPQNGRLFVVMSPKSQPEPRLTIGQTGLEASPVFARDISNFAPGAAGSIDEKCAAFPLDSLARLAAGDYFVQALFDSNTDLKSVNAPGNLYGTPRKVHLDPAQGATVKLELTEKVAPEQLPPNTEYVKFVKIQSTLLSKFHRRPIYLRAGVILPRGFDSEPAKRYPLRVNIGGYGARFTRAQRMMREGSGFRNTWLADGTPRMIFLHLDGDGPYGDCYQVNSDNNGPYGDAITQELIPYVEQKFRCIGQPWARMLDGGSTGGWVSLALQIFYPDFFNGTWSGFPDGVDFRAFQLINIYEDQNAYLNKHGFERPSARDLNGDVRFTIAHECQMENAMGVGDSYTMSGEQWGAWNATYGPRGVDGRPAPLWDSKTGKINRELAEHWKKYDLRMVLEQNWKTLGPKLRGKLTIWVGEADEYFLNNAVHLLDAFLSKADPPYEGKIIYGPGKGHGWMAFSEREMMDQMSAAVEKARK from the coding sequence ATGAAGAAATCGATGACTGCTGCCGGCATAGTGCTCGCGCTGATAGCGTTTTGCACGCCACCTCAAAGCGCGCGGACGGCAGCGCTACGATTCGAAGTAACAATCGCACCGGGTCTGATCCCATCTCCACAAAACGGACGACTGTTCGTAGTGATGAGTCCCAAGAGTCAACCCGAACCGAGGCTCACCATAGGCCAGACTGGGCTTGAGGCTTCACCGGTGTTTGCTCGTGACATCAGCAACTTTGCGCCCGGCGCCGCAGGCTCAATCGATGAAAAGTGCGCCGCCTTTCCCCTGGACAGCCTCGCGCGTTTAGCTGCCGGCGACTACTTCGTGCAAGCGTTGTTCGATTCAAACACTGATCTGAAATCGGTGAACGCGCCCGGCAATCTCTACGGCACACCGCGGAAGGTTCATCTCGATCCCGCTCAAGGGGCGACGGTGAAGCTAGAGCTCACCGAGAAGGTCGCCCCCGAGCAGTTACCGCCGAACACCGAGTACGTCAAGTTTGTGAAGATTCAATCAACTCTGCTTAGCAAGTTTCACAGGCGGCCAATCTATCTGCGAGCCGGTGTGATACTTCCGCGTGGCTTCGACAGCGAGCCCGCCAAGCGTTACCCGTTGCGCGTCAACATCGGCGGCTACGGCGCGAGGTTTACTCGCGCGCAAAGAATGATGAGAGAGGGTTCGGGCTTTAGAAACACATGGCTCGCCGACGGCACGCCGCGAATGATCTTTCTACATCTGGACGGCGACGGCCCTTACGGCGATTGTTATCAAGTGAACTCCGACAACAACGGCCCGTACGGCGACGCGATCACTCAAGAGCTGATACCTTACGTCGAGCAGAAGTTCCGCTGCATCGGTCAGCCCTGGGCGCGCATGTTGGATGGAGGCTCGACGGGCGGCTGGGTCTCGCTCGCGCTCCAGATCTTCTACCCTGATTTTTTCAATGGGACGTGGTCGGGGTTTCCGGACGGCGTCGACTTTCGAGCATTTCAGCTCATCAATATCTACGAAGATCAGAATGCATACCTCAACAAGCACGGCTTTGAGCGGCCAAGCGCGCGCGACTTGAATGGAGATGTGCGCTTTACGATTGCACACGAGTGCCAGATGGAGAACGCGATGGGAGTCGGCGACAGCTACACCATGTCAGGCGAGCAGTGGGGCGCGTGGAACGCGACGTATGGACCCCGCGGAGTAGATGGCCGCCCTGCCCCGCTGTGGGACTCGAAGACTGGAAAAATCAATCGGGAGCTTGCAGAGCACTGGAAGAAGTACGACCTCCGAATGGTTCTCGAGCAGAACTGGAAGACGCTTGGACCGAAGCTGCGCGGCAAGCTCACGATCTGGGTGGGCGAGGCGGACGAATACTTCTTGAACAACGCGGTGCATCTGCTGGACGCGTTTCTTTCCAAGGCCGATCCGCCTTATGAAGGGAAGATCATCTACGGCCCCGGCAAGGGTCACGGTTGGATGGCCTTCAGCGAACGCGAGATGATGGATCAGATGTCGGCTGCAGTTGAAAAGGCCAGAAAATAG
- the cax gene encoding calcium/proton exchanger: MTDDYGSDPPESVASALSAFNSEREIIVKKSALNQFLLEHCLDVLLIFIPVAAVLHYSHAPEIWSFIASGLAIIPLAGWMGKATESLAVKLGAGVGGLLNATFGNAAEMIIAVQGLRAGMTDVVKASLTGSILGNILLVLGLSILAGGLKHRHQKFNRTAATMSATLMALSAIGLLVPALFHWVTLGSSGSAERNISLEISVVLFVTYVLSLVFALRTHKDLYLGPIGEHKEAASMRPKTAGVVLLGATALVAWMSELLVHAVEPASKVLGLTEVFVGVIVVAIIGNAAEHSSAILVAMKNQMDLAYHIAVGSSMQIALFVAPALVFLSYAIGSPMDLLFTTFEVITVGLAVAIVSLVAADGESNWMEGVLLIAVYLIFGIAFFFLPASLPAM, encoded by the coding sequence TTGACTGACGATTACGGATCCGATCCGCCTGAATCCGTCGCATCCGCGTTATCGGCATTCAATTCGGAGCGTGAGATCATTGTGAAGAAATCCGCCCTCAATCAATTTCTGCTCGAGCACTGCCTTGATGTGCTGCTGATCTTCATCCCGGTCGCGGCTGTCCTTCACTACTCGCACGCGCCGGAAATATGGTCGTTTATCGCCTCAGGGCTCGCGATCATCCCACTCGCCGGATGGATGGGCAAGGCGACGGAAAGTCTGGCGGTGAAACTGGGCGCGGGCGTCGGCGGGTTGCTAAACGCCACGTTTGGGAATGCCGCGGAAATGATCATCGCCGTTCAAGGTCTGCGCGCAGGTATGACCGACGTGGTCAAGGCATCGCTCACGGGCTCTATTCTCGGAAACATTCTGTTGGTGCTGGGCTTGAGCATATTGGCCGGCGGGCTCAAACATCGGCATCAGAAATTCAATCGCACCGCGGCTACGATGAGCGCGACCCTGATGGCGTTGAGCGCGATCGGGTTGCTGGTGCCGGCTCTCTTTCACTGGGTCACGCTCGGCTCGTCGGGAAGCGCGGAGAGGAACATCAGTCTCGAGATTTCGGTCGTGTTGTTTGTGACTTATGTTCTGAGCCTGGTCTTCGCCCTTCGCACTCACAAGGACCTGTATCTGGGACCCATCGGCGAGCACAAAGAGGCGGCGTCGATGCGGCCGAAGACTGCAGGTGTAGTACTACTGGGCGCAACCGCGCTGGTCGCGTGGATGAGCGAGCTGCTTGTGCACGCCGTCGAGCCCGCGTCAAAGGTCTTAGGACTAACAGAAGTCTTTGTCGGGGTCATCGTAGTAGCGATCATTGGCAACGCCGCCGAGCACAGTTCCGCAATACTCGTGGCGATGAAGAATCAGATGGACCTGGCATACCACATCGCCGTCGGGTCGAGCATGCAGATCGCCCTGTTTGTCGCTCCGGCGCTCGTGTTCTTGAGCTATGCGATCGGTAGTCCAATGGATTTGCTGTTCACTACATTTGAAGTGATAACAGTGGGGCTCGCGGTCGCGATCGTAAGCCTGGTCGCGGCCGACGGCGAGTCGAACTGGATGGAAGGTGTGCTGCTCATCGCCGTTTACCTGATCTTTGGTATTGCGTTTTTCTTCCTACCGGCGTCGCTTCCGGCAATGTAA
- a CDS encoding MFS transporter, which translates to MTQFYLDHISRHYYPISYTTRGYVIAAFFITELLGSLVFGAMSDRYGRKIFIILGPVFGAIAVQITAMTSALWLLVFVRLLAGLSTGSSVPATLGYISEATVGRPNLRARVMGLFEITLVGGIGLGAVIGGYLWKFFGQERTVAGIKLISPAFSINGLIFATSLAIFAWGLRDKKRRARRPVDPSVISHAAAAHRRLKHYYEVFKSPTVWMFSPAWISIFSIVGVWTNHSVGLLTGKDHFQGQLLTGAMAPEKFGVGFATLAGFFALGILAWSFVLGRFRKTSVMLISTLALFALLLTVFGLNHLETFSSPFYYSLLGTLLIELLILSGFTPAALTYLADVTESYAADRGSIMGLYSVFLGVGQLLGTSAGGYFADWNGVDGLVLLSAILGGITALSLLALRRREVAPASRPMLPAQQ; encoded by the coding sequence ATGACTCAATTCTACCTCGATCACATCAGCCGCCACTACTATCCTATTTCTTACACGACCCGGGGCTATGTCATTGCTGCGTTCTTCATCACCGAACTTCTCGGCTCGCTGGTATTTGGCGCGATGAGCGATCGCTACGGCAGGAAGATCTTTATTATCCTCGGCCCGGTGTTCGGCGCCATCGCGGTTCAGATAACCGCGATGACGTCAGCGCTGTGGCTGCTGGTCTTCGTTAGATTGCTTGCCGGGCTCTCGACCGGAAGTTCGGTGCCTGCAACGCTGGGCTACATTTCGGAAGCAACCGTGGGGCGTCCGAACCTCCGCGCGCGAGTAATGGGTCTGTTCGAGATAACGCTGGTTGGAGGCATCGGTTTAGGCGCGGTCATCGGGGGCTATTTGTGGAAGTTCTTCGGCCAAGAGCGGACAGTTGCTGGAATCAAGCTGATCAGCCCGGCATTCAGCATCAATGGACTGATCTTCGCGACAAGTCTGGCGATCTTTGCATGGGGACTTCGGGATAAGAAGCGACGAGCACGCCGCCCTGTTGACCCGAGCGTGATTTCCCATGCGGCGGCTGCGCACAGACGGCTGAAGCATTACTACGAAGTCTTCAAGTCGCCTACGGTGTGGATGTTTAGCCCGGCGTGGATTTCGATCTTCTCGATTGTAGGCGTATGGACTAACCATAGCGTGGGGTTGCTGACCGGCAAAGATCATTTTCAAGGGCAACTGCTTACCGGCGCGATGGCCCCGGAGAAGTTCGGCGTTGGGTTCGCGACGCTGGCAGGCTTCTTCGCGTTAGGCATCCTCGCCTGGAGCTTCGTCCTCGGCCGCTTTCGCAAGACCAGCGTCATGCTGATCAGCACGCTTGCTCTGTTCGCGTTGCTGCTGACGGTCTTCGGCCTGAATCACCTCGAGACATTCTCCAGCCCGTTCTACTATTCGCTGCTCGGCACCTTGCTGATTGAGCTCCTGATCTTAAGCGGGTTCACACCTGCCGCGCTCACCTATCTGGCGGATGTGACCGAGAGTTACGCGGCGGATCGCGGCTCGATAATGGGGCTGTACTCGGTCTTTCTCGGCGTTGGTCAATTGCTTGGAACCTCGGCGGGCGGTTACTTCGCCGATTGGAACGGGGTGGACGGCCTGGTGCTCCTGAGTGCGATCCTTGGAGGGATAACTGCACTCAGCCTGTTGGCCCTTCGGAGACGCGAGGTGGCCCCCGCGAGCCGGCCCATGCTTCCGGCCCAGCAGTGA
- a CDS encoding peptidylprolyl isomerase produces the protein MSFSGAPARAQHREAGKGERRRSGAAALVTMLAILMAGCSEKESGAPKPASANHPNRTAVIETDLGTIKFELLEDEAPKTAENFRLLADRGYYNGTIFHRVISGFMIQGGDPNGDGTGGQTATGAMLPNEINRNSPLYQGGYRRGLVAMANKGTPETGSSQFFIMHGDRSLSQLAPDYTIFGRVTEGMDVVDRIVTAPTTMTPRGERSRPVTPVKTNRVSVN, from the coding sequence GCGAACGCAGACGCAGTGGCGCGGCCGCATTGGTGACGATGTTGGCGATTTTGATGGCAGGTTGCAGCGAGAAGGAAAGCGGCGCCCCGAAACCCGCCAGCGCAAATCACCCCAATCGAACGGCCGTAATCGAAACCGACCTCGGTACGATAAAGTTCGAGCTGCTCGAGGACGAAGCCCCGAAGACAGCGGAGAACTTTCGTCTACTGGCAGATCGCGGTTACTACAACGGGACTATTTTTCATCGGGTGATCAGCGGCTTCATGATTCAAGGTGGCGATCCAAACGGCGATGGGACCGGGGGCCAGACGGCGACCGGCGCGATGCTTCCGAACGAGATCAATCGAAACTCGCCGCTCTATCAAGGCGGCTACCGTCGGGGTCTGGTAGCGATGGCGAACAAGGGCACGCCGGAAACCGGGTCAAGCCAGTTTTTCATTATGCATGGCGATCGCTCATTGAGTCAGTTGGCGCCGGACTATACGATATTCGGTCGTGTCACTGAAGGTATGGATGTAGTTGACCGGATAGTCACCGCGCCAACTACAATGACGCCAAGGGGCGAGAGAAGCCGCCCGGTGACTCCGGTGAAGACGAACAGGGTCTCAGTAAACTAA